A portion of the Leptospirales bacterium genome contains these proteins:
- the dxs gene encoding 1-deoxy-D-xylulose-5-phosphate synthase — protein sequence MSDYALLRSIDDPSALRQLKEAQLPQVCQELREYIIDTLSLVGGHFASNLGVVELTVALHYVLQTPEDKLIWDVGHQIYPHKILTGRRERLKSVRRKGGLSGFPKRSESPYDLYDTGHAGTSISQVLGEAIARDVRGLKHKCACVIGDASIASGMAFEALNHGGHAGADCLIILNDNDMSISHNVGALNQYFNRLIMSPAYNFWKRVWYAFLVWLPVIGPALRTMSRKFEKSFKDLMTPGGFFADLGVRYVGPVDGHDVRDLVRTLRKSLELKGPVLLHVYTQKGKGYEPAETNPIRYHSVTTFNRENGDFASKAASDQIDFSKIVGATLLELARQNERVVAITPAMIEGSGLRPLYDAMPERVYDVGIAEQHSMSFAGGLASGGVIPYLCIYSTFLNRAYDQLIQDVGLMNFPVRMIVDRGGCVGPDGETHQGLYDLGVLLSTPNVRVYAPATGGELKAILHFMESYEEGPIAVRFPKASCSLASLETLPDVRSLRPEIFGNGRDLAIVAVGVLWDMAQVVERELRNRYGLLSRCVGLRWIRPLDVEALQTEIRACDHFILLEDSYIYSSAASYVCDQIGPVLSAKRLHTFAFPETAIEHGGREEIMADYGLSAERIVARVAEALGLEGKVYTPLAKPSEI from the coding sequence ATGAGCGACTACGCGCTACTGCGAAGCATTGACGACCCATCTGCCTTGCGGCAGCTCAAGGAAGCGCAGTTGCCGCAGGTCTGCCAGGAACTACGCGAGTATATTATCGATACGCTTTCCCTGGTCGGCGGTCACTTTGCTTCAAATCTGGGAGTCGTAGAACTCACCGTCGCTCTCCACTACGTATTGCAGACGCCGGAAGACAAATTGATCTGGGATGTCGGTCACCAGATTTATCCGCACAAGATCCTGACTGGACGGCGCGAGCGCCTCAAAAGCGTCCGGCGCAAGGGCGGCCTTTCCGGCTTCCCAAAGCGCAGCGAATCGCCCTACGATCTCTACGATACCGGGCACGCCGGAACCTCTATATCACAAGTTCTTGGCGAGGCGATCGCTCGCGATGTGCGCGGTCTGAAGCATAAGTGCGCCTGCGTGATCGGCGATGCATCAATTGCATCCGGCATGGCCTTCGAAGCGCTGAATCATGGCGGTCATGCGGGCGCTGATTGCTTGATCATCCTGAATGACAATGACATGTCCATTTCCCACAACGTGGGTGCACTCAATCAGTATTTCAATCGATTGATCATGTCGCCTGCCTACAATTTCTGGAAACGCGTGTGGTACGCCTTTCTGGTCTGGCTGCCGGTGATTGGGCCTGCGCTGCGAACAATGTCGCGCAAATTTGAGAAGTCGTTCAAAGATCTGATGACGCCCGGCGGATTTTTTGCCGACCTGGGCGTTCGCTATGTCGGACCGGTGGACGGCCACGATGTGCGCGATCTGGTTCGTACTCTGCGCAAGAGTCTGGAACTGAAAGGCCCGGTGTTACTTCATGTCTATACCCAGAAGGGCAAAGGATATGAGCCGGCAGAGACCAATCCGATTCGCTACCACAGCGTAACTACTTTCAACCGCGAGAATGGCGATTTCGCCAGCAAAGCGGCCAGCGACCAGATCGACTTTAGTAAAATTGTTGGCGCGACTCTGCTTGAACTGGCTCGCCAGAATGAACGAGTGGTCGCTATTACGCCGGCAATGATCGAAGGGTCAGGATTGCGTCCTTTGTATGACGCAATGCCGGAGCGCGTTTACGATGTAGGCATCGCCGAACAGCATAGCATGAGCTTTGCCGGCGGTCTGGCGTCCGGCGGAGTCATACCATACCTTTGCATTTACTCTACCTTCTTGAATCGCGCTTACGATCAGCTAATTCAGGACGTAGGCCTGATGAACTTTCCGGTGCGCATGATCGTTGATCGCGGCGGCTGTGTCGGTCCCGACGGCGAAACACACCAGGGACTCTACGATCTTGGCGTTTTACTTTCGACGCCGAACGTTCGCGTCTACGCGCCAGCGACAGGCGGAGAACTCAAAGCAATCCTTCATTTCATGGAAAGCTATGAAGAAGGTCCAATTGCAGTGCGCTTTCCCAAGGCCAGCTGCTCCCTGGCCAGTCTGGAAACTTTGCCTGATGTTCGTTCGCTGCGACCGGAGATTTTCGGAAACGGGCGCGATCTGGCCATCGTAGCGGTGGGCGTATTGTGGGATATGGCCCAGGTCGTCGAAAGAGAATTGCGCAATCGTTACGGGCTGCTTTCGCGCTGTGTTGGATTGCGCTGGATTCGACCGCTGGACGTTGAAGCGCTGCAGACGGAGATCCGGGCTTGCGATCATTTTATCCTGCTGGAGGATTCGTATATCTATTCCAGCGCTGCATCCTACGTCTGCGATCAGATCGGGCCGGTTCTGTCTGCTAAACGCCTGCATACCTTTGCCTTCCCCGAAACCGCCATCGAGCATGGCGGGCGCGAAGAGATCATGGCCGACTACGGGCTGTCCGCCGAGCGAATTGTAGCCCGGGTGGCGGAAGCGCTAGGCCTGGAAGGAAAAGTTTACACCCCGCTGGCAAAACCCTCCGAAATTTAA
- a CDS encoding adenylate/guanylate cyclase domain-containing protein, whose protein sequence is MRIGRGSGTGEDRLDFGLLLRRLVLAAGAFALVLIPVAFALNWIAFQWEAPAKILAWLMRELYFTLLPGVIYIILFLTRENSAAGDSKAAKVLQRSDWLKIGGAGLAVALFAAAYGSPNDSFFHRIDPLFPFLETRFYGLPYFESSNVRFGPDLFTFVLYHSAQSFLVLAILVFRSLTRIGLDRTKVGAIVMNSIIAVALALGLARAGVFRYLEESSVALLYQYTRNYQGEDGPNGLPYCPTQELIARYEAALKQEEQQALAENRPYSVVLEEFPTPPGVREDIRIIGVTTQDIERNGGWPLDWQLYADITNRMAKAENNILVFDINFLDAKGVFGAGACESLMVCSPRPGVVVRRQDELFAEAMHNSPNKVIADYPIESTTEQFGQLQNYSERLRILDQKSAIRNVHNGDIARIQAQLPVPPIAVLGEQMDTMGYANVFPDEDTKINRRVPLVLRVPNLEKLNASPEAYDPSVDDRYYPSVALSAALTYFGVDPVKDVEIDFLKGYVLIKNIPERTFQEVDNVRLEVVNRDIMRFPTPDRSLRIPIDQDGFMNINFRGGLYCFRYNNVFNIARDKSVADIASTMKDKIVLVAMYYATGVDTAKDIHLSPYGNMAGIEHQAYAINTILNQDFALQAPPWVNLLILVAVALLAAWFQPRVSTGLSFLISIGIMALYLALTVLLTFGVYSYIHTLPTVLVEQIVILVAFIGFRIFAEEENVKYIRNTFSKFVSQDVVNELLANPEAIALGGSKKEISVFFSDVRGFTTISEALGPEDLVQLLNEYLSEMTELIIHYRGTIDKYMGDAIMAFWGAPVHNDEHAYFACVAALAQSRRLKELQQVWKERGNFSIDIGIGINTGFAVVGNMGSSRRMDYTAMGDTINLGSRLEGITKTYGVKICISEFTYAHVKDRVFARELDVVRVKGKHEPVRIYELMGLKDESDLDRLIDVRTAVGASA, encoded by the coding sequence ATGCGCATCGGCCGGGGGTCCGGGACCGGCGAGGATCGCCTGGACTTTGGACTGCTTCTACGGAGGCTTGTGCTTGCGGCCGGCGCGTTTGCACTGGTCCTGATCCCTGTTGCTTTCGCGCTAAACTGGATTGCATTTCAGTGGGAGGCGCCAGCAAAGATCCTGGCCTGGCTGATGCGCGAGCTCTACTTCACGCTGCTGCCTGGCGTGATCTATATCATTCTATTCCTGACTCGCGAGAACAGCGCCGCCGGCGATTCGAAGGCGGCAAAAGTACTGCAGCGCTCCGACTGGCTCAAGATCGGCGGAGCGGGCCTTGCTGTGGCGCTCTTTGCAGCAGCCTACGGCTCTCCCAACGACTCTTTTTTTCACCGAATTGATCCGCTCTTTCCTTTCCTGGAAACGCGCTTCTACGGACTGCCCTACTTTGAATCCTCCAACGTTCGTTTTGGCCCAGATCTGTTCACCTTTGTGCTCTACCACTCGGCGCAGTCCTTTCTGGTTCTGGCGATTCTGGTTTTTCGATCGCTGACCCGAATTGGCCTCGATCGAACCAAAGTCGGCGCAATCGTAATGAACTCGATTATCGCTGTGGCCCTGGCTCTTGGGCTGGCGCGCGCTGGCGTCTTTCGCTACCTCGAGGAGTCTTCTGTTGCATTACTCTACCAGTATACCCGCAACTACCAGGGGGAAGACGGGCCGAATGGACTTCCCTACTGCCCGACACAGGAGCTAATTGCGAGATATGAAGCGGCCTTGAAGCAGGAAGAGCAGCAAGCTCTAGCCGAAAATCGTCCCTATTCGGTTGTGCTTGAAGAGTTTCCGACTCCGCCGGGGGTGCGCGAAGACATTCGAATCATTGGCGTAACCACCCAGGATATTGAACGCAACGGCGGCTGGCCGCTGGACTGGCAGCTTTACGCCGACATTACCAACCGCATGGCTAAAGCGGAGAACAACATCCTGGTATTTGACATTAACTTTCTTGATGCCAAGGGCGTCTTCGGCGCCGGCGCCTGCGAGAGTCTGATGGTTTGCAGCCCGCGTCCAGGTGTTGTGGTTCGCCGGCAAGATGAACTGTTTGCCGAGGCGATGCACAATTCGCCCAATAAGGTCATTGCCGACTACCCGATCGAATCGACCACCGAGCAGTTTGGACAATTGCAGAACTACTCCGAGCGGCTGCGAATTCTGGATCAGAAGTCTGCAATTCGGAATGTGCACAATGGCGACATCGCTCGCATTCAAGCGCAGCTGCCGGTGCCGCCCATTGCCGTGCTCGGCGAACAGATGGACACGATGGGTTATGCCAATGTGTTTCCAGACGAGGATACGAAGATCAACCGACGGGTGCCCCTGGTGTTGAGGGTGCCCAATCTCGAAAAGCTAAACGCATCCCCGGAAGCCTATGATCCATCGGTCGATGACCGTTACTATCCTTCTGTTGCGCTCTCCGCTGCGCTCACCTACTTCGGCGTCGACCCTGTTAAGGATGTTGAAATTGACTTTCTCAAAGGATATGTTCTTATAAAGAATATTCCCGAGCGTACTTTTCAGGAAGTTGATAACGTCCGACTGGAAGTCGTGAATCGCGATATCATGCGCTTTCCAACGCCTGATCGAAGTCTGCGCATTCCTATCGATCAAGACGGCTTCATGAACATCAACTTTCGCGGAGGCCTCTACTGTTTCCGCTACAATAATGTGTTCAACATTGCTCGTGACAAGAGCGTGGCCGATATCGCCAGTACGATGAAAGATAAGATCGTTCTGGTGGCAATGTACTATGCGACCGGAGTTGATACGGCGAAGGACATTCACCTTTCTCCCTACGGCAATATGGCTGGGATTGAACACCAGGCCTACGCCATCAATACGATCCTCAACCAGGACTTTGCCCTGCAGGCGCCGCCCTGGGTCAATTTGCTGATTCTGGTCGCTGTTGCCTTGTTGGCCGCCTGGTTCCAGCCGAGGGTCTCCACCGGATTGAGCTTCTTGATCTCCATCGGAATTATGGCGTTGTATCTGGCGCTGACGGTGCTCTTAACCTTTGGCGTATATAGCTACATTCACACCCTGCCGACCGTTCTTGTTGAGCAGATTGTAATACTCGTGGCCTTCATCGGCTTTCGAATCTTTGCCGAAGAGGAGAACGTTAAGTACATTAGAAATACTTTCTCCAAATTTGTGTCTCAGGATGTGGTAAACGAGCTTCTCGCCAATCCGGAAGCGATCGCTCTCGGCGGATCAAAGAAGGAGATCAGCGTATTCTTCTCTGACGTGCGCGGCTTTACGACCATTTCTGAAGCTCTGGGGCCGGAAGATCTGGTTCAGTTGCTGAACGAATACCTCTCCGAGATGACGGAGCTAATCATTCACTACCGCGGAACCATCGACAAATACATGGGCGACGCAATCATGGCCTTCTGGGGCGCCCCCGTGCACAATGATGAGCACGCATACTTTGCCTGTGTGGCAGCGCTGGCACAATCGCGGCGACTGAAAGAGCTGCAGCAGGTCTGGAAGGAGCGAGGAAACTTCTCTATCGACATTGGTATTGGCATCAATACCGGCTTTGCCGTCGTTGGCAACATGGGTTCCAGCCGTCGGATGGACTACACGGCCATGGGCGATACGATCAATCTCGGGTCGCGTCTTGAGGGCATTACCAAAACCTACGGCGTCAAGATCTGTATCTCTGAATTTACCTACGCTCATGTCAAAGACCGCGTGTTTGCCCGCGAGTTGGACGTAGTCCGGGTGAAAGGAAAGCATGAGCCGGTTCGAATCTATGAACTGATGGGTTTGAAAGATGAAAGCGACCTGGATCGGCTGATTGACGTTCGCACTGCAGTCGGGGCCAGCGCTTGA
- the trpA gene encoding tryptophan synthase subunit alpha — translation MSQDLKEYISSRLADGPVYMPYLTVGDPSREATIRYAAAMIDAGADLMELGLPFSDPTADGPVIQAAMVRAMAQPGFNLSATFDTIESIHKLRPKTPLVILSYANPVLRGLRTGPDQPIADSLDLFLGRAAQCGVRALVTPDLPFDSPEGGLLRKLGAGYGIDSILMAAPNSSDDRLRAICAASRGFIYYVTSLGVTGVRQALPPELQERVALVRRLSGLPVLAGFGFSSPEQAAELAGVLDGIIVGSLNHRIIAESAERAEAELARVTAAFKAASRRPALAAGEKEL, via the coding sequence ATGAGCCAGGATCTTAAGGAATACATATCATCTCGCCTGGCCGATGGGCCTGTATACATGCCCTACCTTACCGTTGGCGATCCCAGTCGGGAGGCGACCATTCGCTATGCGGCGGCGATGATTGACGCCGGCGCTGACTTGATGGAACTGGGGCTCCCTTTTTCTGACCCTACGGCCGACGGTCCGGTCATCCAGGCAGCGATGGTCCGCGCCATGGCGCAACCGGGCTTCAATCTCTCCGCTACTTTCGATACAATCGAGTCCATTCACAAGTTGCGCCCAAAAACGCCGCTGGTCATCCTGAGCTATGCTAATCCCGTCTTGCGCGGCCTGCGAACTGGCCCGGACCAACCCATCGCAGATTCGCTGGACCTTTTCTTAGGTCGGGCGGCGCAATGCGGCGTGCGTGCTCTGGTCACGCCAGATTTGCCCTTCGATTCCCCGGAGGGCGGTCTGCTGCGTAAGCTTGGGGCTGGCTATGGTATCGATTCAATCTTGATGGCCGCGCCCAACAGCAGCGATGATCGTTTGCGAGCAATTTGCGCCGCCTCGCGAGGCTTTATCTACTACGTCACAAGTTTGGGAGTAACCGGCGTTCGCCAGGCGCTGCCGCCGGAATTGCAAGAACGAGTCGCATTGGTGCGCAGGCTATCCGGATTGCCTGTGCTTGCCGGTTTTGGTTTCAGCAGTCCGGAGCAGGCCGCCGAGCTGGCAGGAGTGCTGGATGGAATCATCGTCGGCAGTCTGAATCATCGAATCATAGCCGAGAGCGCGGAGCGGGCTGAGGCAGAGCTGGCGCGCGTCACTGCAGCCTTCAAGGCCGCCTCTCGACGTCCGGCCTTGGCCGCCGGGGAAAAAGAGTTGTAA
- the trpB gene encoding tryptophan synthase subunit beta produces the protein MTKGQAESKRSDLPGYFGEFGGRYSPEVLIPALEELEATYNRLRADPQFCKELESLLCEYAGRPSQLTYAPRLTEAWGGAEIYLKREDLNHTGSHKITNALGQALLARAMGKRRLIAETGAGQHGVATATMAARFGMECRVYMGAEDVRRQALNCYRMELLGTEVFPVRCGSATLKDATNEAMRDWAQNVGSTHYIIGSAIGPHPFPTIVRELQSVISQEARAQLQQRCGALPDAVVACVGGGSNAIGAFAAFLDDASVELYGVEAGGRGDSVGENSASITFGEVGYFHGTRSLFIQSNDGQIENVHSVSAGLDYPGVGPEHASLARSGRARYVRVSDEAALAAFRETARLEGILPALETSHSLAYARELAGRIGRGGRILICLSGRGDKDVVEVARLSGRALISTGAEHEPGS, from the coding sequence CTGACCAAAGGCCAGGCGGAGTCGAAGCGCAGCGATTTACCCGGCTATTTTGGAGAATTTGGCGGGCGCTACAGCCCCGAGGTTCTGATTCCGGCGCTGGAGGAGCTGGAGGCGACCTACAATCGACTGCGCGCCGATCCGCAGTTTTGTAAGGAGCTGGAATCGTTGCTGTGTGAATATGCGGGACGACCTTCGCAATTGACATATGCGCCCCGGCTGACGGAGGCCTGGGGCGGCGCTGAGATTTACCTGAAGCGCGAGGACCTGAATCATACCGGCTCGCACAAGATTACAAATGCATTGGGCCAGGCCCTTCTGGCGCGGGCGATGGGCAAAAGACGACTGATTGCTGAAACCGGCGCCGGCCAGCATGGCGTTGCGACGGCAACGATGGCTGCGCGCTTTGGCATGGAGTGTCGCGTCTATATGGGCGCGGAGGATGTGCGCCGTCAGGCCTTGAATTGCTATCGCATGGAGCTACTTGGAACGGAAGTGTTTCCCGTCCGCTGCGGAAGTGCAACGTTGAAAGATGCTACGAACGAAGCGATGCGCGACTGGGCGCAAAACGTTGGCAGCACGCACTATATCATCGGATCTGCAATTGGTCCTCATCCATTTCCAACGATTGTGCGCGAGTTGCAAAGCGTAATCAGCCAGGAAGCGCGCGCACAGCTGCAGCAGCGTTGCGGAGCTTTGCCAGATGCCGTGGTTGCCTGTGTCGGCGGAGGCTCCAACGCGATTGGCGCCTTTGCGGCTTTTCTCGATGACGCCAGCGTCGAATTGTATGGCGTAGAGGCCGGGGGCCGCGGAGATAGCGTCGGTGAAAACTCGGCCAGCATAACTTTTGGCGAAGTCGGATATTTCCACGGAACGCGATCGCTCTTCATCCAGAGCAATGACGGACAGATCGAAAATGTGCATAGCGTCTCGGCGGGCCTGGATTATCCGGGCGTCGGCCCGGAACATGCCAGCCTGGCGCGTAGCGGACGCGCCAGATACGTACGCGTTTCAGATGAGGCTGCGCTGGCAGCTTTTCGTGAAACGGCGCGCCTGGAAGGAATCCTTCCGGCCCTTGAAACCTCGCACAGCCTGGCCTATGCGCGGGAGCTCGCTGGCCGCATCGGACGCGGCGGCCGGATCTTGATTTGCCTTTCTGGACGAGGCGACAAGGATGTTGTTGAGGTCGCCCGACTTTCTGGCCGTGCGCTGATTTCGACCGGAGCAGAGCATGAGCCAGGATCTTAA
- a CDS encoding proline--tRNA ligase, giving the protein MRASQTFIATLRDDPGDAAVASHRLMIRSGLIRKLGAGLYHFLPLGLRAMRRVEQVIREEMNAAGALEFVLPILTPAEVWQQSGRWDAMGREMFRVRDRHDVWNLLGPTHEESFTLLMKELLQSYRDLPKNVYQIHTKFRDEIRPRFGVIRSREFVMKDAYSFDLDEAGLDRTYQAMRIAYRRIFARLGLDTTPVEADTGAMGGAASEEFMTPSEIGEEVLLLSESGSYRSNREKTPVLYPEAKRKGRSATKESEALERVHTPRLKSIEEVAAALGCATRNILKMAIFRAEQQLVAVAIRGDREVNEIKLKNHLGVGELAPAEASEISAAGVVPGFIGPHGLSTAIAVVWDRSLDGDEEWIVGANELDYHLKGYVPPAERASVDVALARAGDPSPDGAGPLKEMRGIELGHIFKLGYKYSRAFELSVLDENGRQVTPIMGCYGIGVNRTVAAIIEQWHDPKGIRWPISAAPYEAALISITRSQTELEQAAGLYQAMLAAGIDTLWDDRDLRPGVRFTDAELIGYPIRVTMGKGFFQNGEIEVQLRQSGQERKLKGDTASLAKQLLALRAELYSELERGVEEAMRV; this is encoded by the coding sequence ATGCGCGCTTCACAGACGTTTATTGCGACCCTGCGCGATGATCCAGGCGACGCGGCGGTAGCCTCCCACCGACTGATGATCCGCTCCGGTTTGATTCGCAAGCTGGGCGCCGGGTTGTACCATTTCTTGCCGCTCGGCTTGCGCGCCATGCGCCGCGTGGAGCAGGTGATTCGAGAGGAGATGAATGCCGCCGGCGCTCTGGAATTTGTACTTCCCATCCTGACGCCAGCAGAAGTCTGGCAGCAAAGCGGTCGCTGGGACGCCATGGGCCGTGAAATGTTTCGAGTCCGCGATAGACACGATGTTTGGAATCTTCTCGGGCCCACTCACGAAGAAAGTTTTACGCTCTTGATGAAGGAGCTGCTGCAGTCATATCGCGATTTGCCAAAAAATGTTTATCAAATACATACTAAATTTCGCGATGAGATTCGGCCGCGCTTTGGCGTGATCCGTTCCCGCGAATTTGTAATGAAGGACGCCTATTCCTTCGATCTGGACGAGGCTGGACTGGATCGCACTTATCAGGCAATGCGCATTGCCTATCGTCGGATCTTTGCGCGGCTGGGACTCGATACGACTCCCGTGGAGGCCGATACCGGCGCCATGGGCGGCGCCGCCTCTGAAGAATTCATGACGCCCTCCGAGATCGGCGAAGAAGTACTGCTCCTTTCGGAGAGTGGCAGTTATCGATCCAATCGGGAAAAGACGCCGGTGTTGTACCCCGAAGCTAAACGGAAGGGCCGATCGGCAACCAAAGAGTCCGAAGCATTGGAGCGCGTGCATACGCCGCGATTGAAAAGCATTGAGGAAGTAGCGGCAGCGCTGGGCTGCGCGACGCGCAACATATTGAAAATGGCCATTTTTCGGGCCGAACAGCAATTGGTGGCAGTCGCTATTCGCGGCGATCGCGAAGTAAATGAAATCAAGCTCAAGAATCACCTCGGCGTTGGCGAACTGGCCCCGGCCGAAGCCTCAGAAATCAGCGCCGCCGGCGTCGTACCCGGCTTCATCGGACCTCATGGACTTAGTACGGCGATTGCCGTCGTCTGGGACCGATCGCTGGACGGCGACGAAGAGTGGATTGTCGGCGCCAATGAGTTGGACTATCACCTCAAAGGCTATGTCCCTCCTGCGGAGCGGGCCAGCGTAGATGTCGCCCTTGCCCGCGCCGGCGATCCGTCCCCCGATGGCGCTGGACCGCTCAAGGAGATGCGCGGCATTGAGCTGGGCCATATTTTCAAGCTTGGATACAAGTATTCACGCGCTTTTGAGCTCTCCGTTTTAGATGAAAACGGGCGTCAGGTAACGCCCATCATGGGTTGTTACGGGATTGGCGTAAACCGTACGGTTGCTGCGATCATTGAGCAGTGGCATGATCCCAAGGGCATTCGCTGGCCGATCTCCGCTGCGCCCTATGAGGCGGCCTTGATTTCCATTACTCGCAGCCAAACAGAGCTTGAGCAAGCGGCCGGGCTTTATCAAGCAATGCTGGCGGCAGGCATCGATACGCTCTGGGATGATCGCGATCTGCGTCCAGGAGTACGATTCACGGATGCGGAATTGATCGGCTATCCGATTCGAGTAACCATGGGCAAGGGCTTCTTCCAGAATGGAGAGATCGAGGTGCAGCTGCGCCAGTCGGGCCAGGAACGCAAGCTGAAAGGCGATACGGCTTCACTGGCAAAGCAACTCCTTGCACTGCGCGCTGAACTCTACTCTGAATTAGAGCGAGGGGTCGAGGAGGCGATGCGTGTCTGA
- a CDS encoding site-2 protease family protein has protein sequence MLAFILGGALMLGVCIFLHELGHYLFGRLVGVHAEVFSIGYGRGIWKRKIGETTWQITAIPLGGYVLFKGADYAERHREIPGGFYSVGPLKRMIPVLGGPIFNLVLGALVLLALHLSSGPLAPRIAFDPSVRDRAPAFAAGLRDGDLVAAINGQAVASWTDLVNAVALSGGAALEFDVLRDGQSQRFTVHPLTGPGGISEIGVRMPGDMRISVDFPFREVWNYRLRSALSIVFDPPQIPPTLAALPYLRDGDVILSANGVEVHNVTELQQALALRHGQEALLILERESLPWLAPWFTEREEVRMPSSAEFIVRLREVVDLKYNQPVADRDLYSRLPEYEQGIAGLQIDGRQAQSFPNIARMFPESRAARIDLDGRGYSAIVRVEPVGALGFIMSPQIRGDYLPAHASAAAAAAAAAEDLWKQIAVYPAFFQKVFSGRVSFIENTGGPVKIFMLAGVIVRSEYQTYFTFFAFISIALFVMNMMPFPMVDGGHLVMFAYEAISGRMPSIKVLDAYYRFGLIVLLGFGAWVMYRDLLWSLGL, from the coding sequence ATGCTGGCATTTATCCTGGGGGGCGCTCTGATGCTGGGCGTCTGCATTTTCTTGCACGAACTGGGGCACTACCTTTTTGGGCGATTGGTCGGAGTTCATGCCGAGGTCTTCTCAATTGGTTACGGTCGCGGTATCTGGAAAAGGAAGATCGGCGAAACCACCTGGCAAATCACTGCCATCCCGCTCGGCGGCTATGTACTCTTCAAGGGCGCTGACTACGCCGAACGGCATCGCGAAATTCCTGGCGGCTTCTACTCGGTAGGTCCGCTGAAACGCATGATTCCTGTGCTTGGCGGTCCGATCTTCAATCTTGTCCTTGGCGCTCTGGTACTACTGGCGCTACATCTTAGTTCAGGGCCGCTGGCGCCGCGTATTGCCTTTGATCCCTCGGTGCGTGATCGAGCGCCGGCTTTTGCGGCAGGATTGCGCGATGGCGACCTGGTCGCTGCAATCAACGGGCAAGCTGTTGCCAGCTGGACTGACCTGGTCAATGCCGTCGCTCTTTCGGGCGGCGCCGCTCTGGAGTTTGATGTCCTTCGCGATGGCCAGAGCCAGCGCTTTACGGTGCATCCGCTCACCGGTCCTGGCGGCATCAGCGAGATTGGCGTGCGTATGCCGGGCGATATGCGCATCTCGGTGGACTTCCCTTTTCGCGAGGTCTGGAACTACCGCTTGCGCTCGGCGCTTTCGATCGTTTTTGATCCGCCGCAAATTCCGCCGACGCTTGCAGCGCTGCCCTATCTGCGTGATGGCGATGTGATTCTGAGCGCCAACGGAGTCGAGGTCCACAACGTAACTGAGTTGCAACAGGCTCTTGCACTGCGCCATGGTCAGGAGGCGCTACTCATTCTGGAGCGTGAAAGCCTTCCGTGGCTGGCGCCGTGGTTTACGGAGCGCGAAGAAGTACGCATGCCATCATCGGCCGAGTTCATTGTGCGTTTGCGCGAGGTCGTGGACCTGAAGTACAATCAGCCGGTAGCTGATCGTGACCTTTATTCGCGACTTCCGGAGTATGAGCAGGGTATCGCCGGACTGCAAATCGACGGTCGGCAGGCTCAGTCTTTCCCGAACATCGCTCGGATGTTTCCAGAGAGCCGCGCCGCTCGCATCGATCTGGACGGTCGCGGCTATAGCGCTATCGTTCGCGTAGAGCCGGTAGGGGCCCTGGGCTTTATCATGTCGCCGCAAATTCGCGGCGATTACTTGCCGGCGCATGCCAGCGCAGCGGCTGCTGCCGCCGCCGCCGCCGAGGACCTCTGGAAGCAGATCGCGGTTTATCCGGCGTTCTTTCAGAAGGTTTTTTCAGGACGCGTCTCTTTCATCGAAAATACGGGCGGGCCGGTGAAGATTTTCATGCTGGCTGGAGTCATCGTTCGCTCCGAATACCAGACCTATTTCACCTTTTTCGCCTTCATTTCTATCGCACTATTTGTGATGAACATGATGCCATTCCCAATGGTCGATGGCGGCCACCTGGTGATGTTTGCCTACGAGGCGATCTCCGGCCGTATGCCCTCCATCAAGGTGCTTGATGCTTACTATCGTTTCGGTCTCATTGTGCTGCTGGGGTTCGGGGCCTGGGTTATGTATCGCGATTTACTCTGGTCGCTTGGACTCTGA